In Sinorhizobium numidicum, the following proteins share a genomic window:
- the nanR gene encoding transcriptional regulator NanR translates to MTALAIRKKLSDEVRLRIEEMIREEIYPLGSTLPSERDLMEMFGVGRPSIREALYALERMGLVKINTGERAKVTRPTPDHFLSSLAGAARMLLGRPEGVANVEQARLFLEEGCARHLASHATAEQIEAIEAALARNEAAIGKARAFAMTDVAFHRTLTEMVSNPIFVAVHDAFVDWLIGQRPLPARPEISNRESFEGHVAIVEAIRARDPERAGRVMREHLENAERKYRRKSP, encoded by the coding sequence ATGACCGCGCTCGCTATCCGCAAAAAACTCTCCGATGAAGTCCGGCTCCGGATCGAGGAGATGATCCGCGAGGAGATTTATCCTTTGGGCAGCACGCTCCCCTCCGAGCGGGACCTGATGGAAATGTTTGGGGTCGGGCGGCCGTCGATCCGCGAAGCGCTCTATGCGTTGGAGCGCATGGGCCTCGTGAAGATCAACACGGGCGAGCGGGCCAAAGTCACGCGGCCGACGCCCGATCATTTCCTGTCTTCGCTCGCAGGCGCGGCGCGCATGCTGCTCGGCCGGCCGGAGGGTGTCGCCAATGTCGAGCAGGCACGCCTGTTTCTGGAGGAAGGCTGCGCGCGCCATCTCGCATCGCACGCCACGGCAGAGCAGATCGAGGCAATCGAGGCCGCGCTTGCCCGCAATGAGGCCGCGATCGGCAAGGCCCGCGCCTTTGCCATGACCGATGTCGCCTTTCATCGGACGCTGACCGAGATGGTTTCAAATCCCATTTTCGTCGCCGTCCACGATGCTTTCGTCGATTGGCTGATCGGTCAGCGGCCTTTGCCGGCCCGGCCGGAGATTTCGAACAGGGAGAGTTTCGAGGGGCATGTCGCGATCGTGGAGGCAATCCGCGCGCGCGATCCGGAGCGTGCCGGCCGTGTCATGCGCGAGCATCTGGAGAATGCGGAACGCAAATACAGACGAAAAAGCCCATAA